Proteins encoded in a region of the Stieleria neptunia genome:
- a CDS encoding type II secretion system F family protein, translated as MKAFTPLKTVPNEREDLSGSPAPGSFPSRGSADSGSRSTGNQAPGPTRSSAHSAAHNPLANPRGNPAANPAAALPSPTRPSGSGGIFLFPVSSSTVLLSLNQLAVMSQNGVEIAEAVGHVADHCQDPRLGESLDAIHQSLSGGSRFSSAVAAHGQYFPASLPPMLAAAEATGDVPQTLGNVCERMRGELEMRASIVGAMIYPVILIAAASVVMTALILGVLPQFGRVFQSTGRPVPASTQFLLDVGTFGRDYWMVLFPVGIAAIVALFMLRRHPLIQGPIGKLLLYAPMIKDAYRPLIAGRYFRTIAAMVRGGVPMLQAVRLTRDTVQDRSWHDLLDRVEANLIDGLSASDALATADFLPTEATQMMATGERTGRVAEVLDDIGRFYEQEGGRKIKRLVIALEPVIILVMGVFVAGIVMSVMLPLLDVSTIQGG; from the coding sequence ATGAAGGCGTTCACCCCACTGAAAACCGTGCCGAATGAACGGGAAGACCTGTCCGGTTCTCCCGCGCCCGGCTCCTTCCCATCACGCGGTTCGGCCGACAGCGGGTCTCGATCCACGGGCAATCAAGCCCCCGGACCGACTCGCAGCTCGGCACACAGCGCGGCACACAACCCGCTTGCCAATCCCCGGGGCAATCCCGCGGCCAATCCCGCGGCGGCGTTGCCCTCGCCGACCCGCCCATCGGGATCTGGCGGCATCTTCCTGTTCCCGGTTTCGTCGTCGACGGTTCTGTTGAGTCTGAACCAGTTGGCCGTGATGAGTCAAAACGGCGTTGAGATCGCAGAAGCGGTCGGCCACGTCGCGGACCATTGCCAGGACCCGCGTCTGGGCGAATCCCTGGATGCGATTCACCAGTCGCTCAGCGGGGGCAGCCGTTTTTCCAGTGCCGTCGCGGCACACGGACAATACTTTCCCGCCTCGCTGCCGCCGATGCTTGCCGCGGCCGAAGCGACCGGCGATGTCCCGCAAACCCTTGGCAACGTCTGCGAACGGATGCGTGGGGAATTGGAAATGCGGGCCTCGATTGTCGGCGCGATGATCTATCCGGTGATCTTGATCGCCGCCGCCTCGGTCGTGATGACCGCACTGATCCTCGGTGTCCTGCCGCAATTCGGACGCGTGTTCCAATCCACCGGACGGCCCGTCCCGGCGTCGACCCAATTCTTGTTGGACGTCGGGACTTTCGGTCGCGACTATTGGATGGTGCTGTTTCCCGTCGGCATCGCCGCGATCGTGGCGTTGTTCATGCTGCGTCGCCACCCCTTGATCCAAGGCCCGATCGGTAAACTGTTGCTTTACGCGCCGATGATCAAAGACGCTTATCGCCCCCTGATCGCCGGAAGGTACTTTCGCACGATCGCGGCGATGGTCCGCGGCGGCGTCCCGATGTTGCAAGCGGTGCGACTGACACGCGATACCGTGCAAGACCGTTCCTGGCACGATCTTCTCGATCGCGTCGAAGCCAATCTGATCGATGGGCTCAGCGCCAGCGACGCGTTGGCGACGGCTGACTTTCTGCCCACCGAAGCGACCCAGATGATGGCGACGGGTGAACGGACCGGGCGAGTCGCGGAAGTCCTCGATGACATCGGCCGCTTTTACGAACAAGAAGGCGGACGCAAGATCAAACGACTGGTCATCGCGCTCGAACCGGTGATCATCCTGGTGATGGGCGTCTTCGTCGCCGGCATCGTGATGTCGGTGATGCTGCCGCTGTTGGACGTTTCCACGATCCAAGGCGGTTGA